The nucleotide window AGCGATGGTCTTTGGTTGACTGAGTTCTAGTTTTCGGAACAAAATCGTGGGGACTAATAGTGGAGACAATATCGCTTTATAAATACCATTACAATATGGTTGGAAATCTGAATTATTGGAATAAATTCTTGTTCTGTTTATCCCGGAGAAGTAGAGCAAATAGTAACAAACTAATTGATGTTACCGCTGTTTCCTTCTATCAGAAATCAAAAAAAAGAAAGATTTTACGGTATAAACAGAATAACCTTAGTTCAATATGAACTATCAAACCAAGGTTATTCTGTATGTGTCAGTTGTTGTAATCTTTTTTTAGATTATTGTCAACACCAATCAAGGTTAATTTGAGTTGCAATTAGAGTAGAAATGTTACACCAACTGTACCACCGGCTAATACCGAACCGCCGCCTAATTCAAGGTTAATGCCCATATTGTCCTTTATAAAATAACGTGCTCCCAGATGAAGTCCAATACCTAGTCCTCCGCTTCCAGAGCCAGAGTAGGTATATGAACCTCCTGCACCATCATATTTTGTATCCCAGAAATAATAGCCTAACGACATTCCTCCATAAAAGTCCCATTCGTCTGGTGCTTCTAATAGTTCGTTAAAATGATAGCTTCCCCGGGCATTCAGCCCAACAATGGTGTGTTTCCATTTGTTACTCCCATAGGTTTCCCCTTTTGACTGAAAAGATAAAGAGCCGCCAGCGGTAATATTATCGGCAACAGCTTTTTCATATCTGACAAAAAGTGGAATTCCCCAGCTTGAAGCTCCTACTCCAACTGTGAACAATGACGAACCATCGGAATATGGGTTGTACTGAGCATAACTGTTCGCAGAGAACATGACAAAAAGAACAAAAGCGAAAATAGAAATCTTGTTTTTCATAGTGGTGTTTTTAATTATATGTTGAATGTCGGTGTCATGATTAACTGTATAGGATGTTGAATTTTTTTATGCCTTACTAGTCAATTGTGCTTTTCCAAACCAACGTTACTATAAAGTTGGTTGGAAGCTTTTTTGTTCAATCATTTCGATTTTTTTTTCGCCTTGTGGTTTTCATGTGGACTTTAGCTTCATTCCTTATCGGATTAAAGCTTATTTTATGATTGTTCATATCGGCCATGTGAAATAAATATTCGGAGTTATTAGGCTTTGTTATTTCATGTTCCGTAAACCTAATCTCACACAAATCGTCCTCTTCCTCTTTTAGCTCAGTATTATTGGTTTGGTTAAACTCTTCTATTTAGTTAAATTCTTTTTTTTGAAATAGAAGAATGTTTTCTTTTGGCTGATGTCGTCAAAATTGTAAATTTCATTATTGGGGTGTCGTTTGTAAAAAGCCAGCATGGCGATGTCGCCCGCGCAGAACAAGGAGTGAATGCACATCAGGCTAACAAAGAAGTATGCCCATGAAGTGCTCCAAAAAATAAGGGCGAATAAGATACTGATTGCTTTCACAACGACGAAAGGTGCTAGGGCAACTATCCGAAACGAAGAATAATCAATGACTTCCTGATCGACGGCTGCGTAAAAAATAAACTTCCGCCAAATAGCACCGAACTGAACCTTGCCCGTGCCAACCAACCGGTAAGCGGCAGCATGAATCAATTCGTGAAGAATAATGAGCAATGAAAATGAAAACACCAGAGAGGCTCCAATTGCCCCAAGTGGCTGACTAATACCACTCGTATACAGAAGAATAGCTTTTGCCAGAAGAAGAATAAAGAGAGCGATCATCGCTATTTGGTAAACCGAATATTGATGGATCAACTTTTTCTCGCTAATAATCTGCTCGTTAATAAATTGCTTGATATGCAAGTGATCGACTTCGGCCAGCAACTCAAACTCGTCACCTTCAATTAAATCTTTTGGTGTTAGACGGTGTTTCATCTGACTATAATTGGTTACTTTTTATAGGTGTCATCCGGAACTCACATATATTCAGTCTCCTGTCTGGTAGTGAGCTTTTACATACTGCTTGTTTCATGCTTGCTTTTCTGTCAAAATTTGGAAAAGGGCTTTTAGCGAAATTAATCGGCTGACAAATGCATAACTGATTCCGGCAATTATCATGGAGGCAAAACCAATGGCCCAGTTATCAATCAACAAGCTAAGTTTTGCTGCTAAAATTGCAAATAAGGTAAATCCAGTGATCTTCAGGATTAGCAAGTAGTTGACTTTCATTTTAAAAATAGAAACAGCAATAGCAACCTGTGCAACAGCGGTTAGCAGTTGGGTCACCAAGCTGGCATAAGCTGATCCGGTTGCCTGTATTTGTGGAATCAAAATCAGGTTGAGTACTACATTAATGATCATACCCGAGAAAGCCATCCAGTTGAGCTGCTTTAAACTTCCGTTGGCCGTTAAAAGGGTACCAAAAATGTAAGTGGTGGCAATACAGATGAACCCAATCATGAGAATTCCAAAGATTGGTGCTGACTCCTGAACATGCTCGTGATACAGCAGATTCATGATTTCGAAGCCATAGAAATTCGCCGCGACCCCAACCAGAATTGCTGGTACAATAATCAGTAAAAACGCAATCTGAATGAGCTGCCCCAAATCATCACGCTGTTTGATCATGCGGGCAAAAATGGGGAGCAATAATCCGGCAAACAATGCCCCAAACATGGCAAAAGCGTCCAATAAGCGAAAAGCTTGCGCGTAAATACCGGCCTGTTGTTTTCCGAGGGGATCAGGCAGCATGCGTTCCAGCATCACCGAATCAATCCGGTTATAAAAAGACATCAATAAAATTAGCAAGGCGAACGGATAACTTTGTCTGAGAATGAGTAGAATATATTTTAAATCGACTTTGATACGGATTCCCCGGGCATAGTATAAAACGGTAAAAAAGGTGATTAGAGCTGCGAACAAGTAGGCTAGTGTTTGAGCATACACAAACCAGGTGATGGAGAAAAAGCCGCCAAAACAATCGGTAAAAAGCAATACGCTGCAAAACACGATCATCAGGCTTCGGTCGAGCACCGAAAGCAAGCTGTCGGTGCGGAACAGGTGTAATCCGCTAATATTCGATCGTAGGTAAAAGGTAAAGGAAATCAGAAATTGGTTAAAAATCAAAAAGAGTAGCAAATGCAGTTGAACTTCGTTGTAGCCAATGACCATGGCAACGATCAGACAAACAAAGGCGTAACCAACAGCCAGCAAAAATTTAAGCCCAACAATATTGTTGAGGTATTTTTGAAGCAGATGACTGTGTTGTGCTATGTTTCTGTTGTTGAAATTGGTGATTCCCAGGTCAAGTAAGATATTGAGAACTATTGAGAAGTTCAGCAACGAAAAATACAACCCATAGCTTTCTGCACCAACCACATTTTGAACCGTTCGGTCAATACCAAAAATCCAAAAAGGTTTGATTAGTAGGTTTAGGAAAAGGAGTAGTAAAAGGTTCGTGACAAACTTGCGTTTCAACGGGCTTATTCTTTTTCTGATTAATTTGGTTAAAAATAAGCATTTTTTAGGCAGACTTCGTAAATTTGAGTTGAAAAGCTCACGAGTTTAGAAGTTGCTTTTTATTAAACAGTTTAACTTTAATTGTGGCTATTTTTTAATGATGGCAGAGTAATTCTCACATTGAACCTAAATAATCTGAAAATAGAATGATCATCGCTGTAAATACCCGCCTATTACAAAAAGGAAAACTTGAAGGAATTGGTTGGTTTACCAAAGAAACAATTTCCCGAATCACTCAGAATCATCCTGAGCATCAGTTTCTTTTTATTTTTGACCGGAAGTATGATGAGGATTTTGTTTTTTCGGATAATGTGAAACCGATTGTGATTTCACCACCAACCCGACATCCATTGTTGTGGTTTTTGTGGTTTGAGATTCGTATCCCGCAGGTGCTTCGGAAATATAAAGCGGACTTATTTCTATCTCCCGATGGTTATTTGTCGTTAAATACCCGGGTGAAACAGCTGGCTGTTATTCATGATATTAACTTTGCACACCGCCCAAAGGATTTACCCTGGCTGACGGCGAAGTATTGCAATTATTTTTTCCCCCGGTTTGCCAAGCGCGCGAAACGTATTGCCACGGTTTCGTATTATTCCAAGGAAGATATTTGCCGAACCTACCAAATACCTGCCGATGATATTGACGTGGTGTACAATGGCGTAAACAAGATATATACCGTTACTTCAGAGGAAGATAAAGCGACTACCCGCGAAAAATATACCAATGGGGAAGCATATTTTTTATACATCGGGTCACTACATCCTCGAAAGAATATTTGTGGATTGCTGCGTGCTTTCGATGCTTTTCGTACCTCTGTAGATTCGGATATTAAATTAGTGATTACCGGAGGTGAAATGTTTAAAACCAGTGATATTACCAGAACCTACGAAGGAATGCGTTTTAAAGATGATGTGGTTTTTACCGGGCGCTTGCCTATTGAAGAGTTGCATCAGGTGCTGGGCGCTGCTTTGGCCATGACTTTTGTCCCGTATTTTGAGGGTTTTGGGATTCCGGTTATTGAAGGGATGAGTGCCGGAATTCCCGTTATTTGCTCCAACACCACCTCATTGCCCGAGGTTGGAGGCAATGCAGTTTATTATGCTGATCCGTTTGAGGTGAGCCAAATTAAAGATGCCATGATCCGGGTGGCCAACGATGCAGACCTTCGGGCAGAACTGATTGAAAAAGGTCACAAACAACAGACAAAATTTACTTGGGACAAAACAGCAGATCAACTGTGGGGAAGCATTCAAATTTGTTTGAACACCTGATTTTGTAATGAGCTGAATGTAGTAAATGATGATCGAGGAGACAAAAGCACTACAATTATTTTTAAAAAGAGGGCAGATTGAAGCCGGATGCGATGAAGCCGGAAGAGGTTGTTTGGCGGGGCCTGTTTATGCCGCGGCAGTAATTTTGCCATCCACTTTTGAGAGCGCATTGCTCAACGATTCCAAAAAACTTAGCGAAAAGAAACGATATCAGCTGCGCCCAATTATTGAGGAACAGGCCGTAGCTTTTGGAGTAGGAGTGGTAACGAATCAGGAAGTTGATGAAATCAATGTCTTGAACGCTTCATTTTTAGCCATGCACCGGGCAGTTGCCAACCTGAAAATAAAGCCGGAACATCTGCTTATTGATGGTAACCGGTTTACGGCTTATCCGGAAATAACACACGACTGCATCATTAAAGGCGATGGTAAATTTTTACCGATTGCTGCCGCTTCGATATTGGCCAAGACTTATCGTGACGATTATATGAACCAAATTCATCAGGACTTTCCCCATTATCAGTGGGCGAAAAACAAAGGTT belongs to uncultured Sunxiuqinia sp. and includes:
- a CDS encoding DUF3267 domain-containing protein; the encoded protein is MKHRLTPKDLIEGDEFELLAEVDHLHIKQFINEQIISEKKLIHQYSVYQIAMIALFILLLAKAILLYTSGISQPLGAIGASLVFSFSLLIILHELIHAAAYRLVGTGKVQFGAIWRKFIFYAAVDQEVIDYSSFRIVALAPFVVVKAISILFALIFWSTSWAYFFVSLMCIHSLFCAGDIAMLAFYKRHPNNEIYNFDDISQKKTFFYFKKKNLTK
- a CDS encoding oligosaccharide flippase family protein, translating into MKRKFVTNLLLLLFLNLLIKPFWIFGIDRTVQNVVGAESYGLYFSLLNFSIVLNILLDLGITNFNNRNIAQHSHLLQKYLNNIVGLKFLLAVGYAFVCLIVAMVIGYNEVQLHLLLFLIFNQFLISFTFYLRSNISGLHLFRTDSLLSVLDRSLMIVFCSVLLFTDCFGGFFSITWFVYAQTLAYLFAALITFFTVLYYARGIRIKVDLKYILLILRQSYPFALLILLMSFYNRIDSVMLERMLPDPLGKQQAGIYAQAFRLLDAFAMFGALFAGLLLPIFARMIKQRDDLGQLIQIAFLLIIVPAILVGVAANFYGFEIMNLLYHEHVQESAPIFGILMIGFICIATTYIFGTLLTANGSLKQLNWMAFSGMIINVVLNLILIPQIQATGSAYASLVTQLLTAVAQVAIAVSIFKMKVNYLLILKITGFTLFAILAAKLSLLIDNWAIGFASMIIAGISYAFVSRLISLKALFQILTEKQA
- a CDS encoding glycosyltransferase family 1 protein, encoding MIIAVNTRLLQKGKLEGIGWFTKETISRITQNHPEHQFLFIFDRKYDEDFVFSDNVKPIVISPPTRHPLLWFLWFEIRIPQVLRKYKADLFLSPDGYLSLNTRVKQLAVIHDINFAHRPKDLPWLTAKYCNYFFPRFAKRAKRIATVSYYSKEDICRTYQIPADDIDVVYNGVNKIYTVTSEEDKATTREKYTNGEAYFLYIGSLHPRKNICGLLRAFDAFRTSVDSDIKLVITGGEMFKTSDITRTYEGMRFKDDVVFTGRLPIEELHQVLGAALAMTFVPYFEGFGIPVIEGMSAGIPVICSNTTSLPEVGGNAVYYADPFEVSQIKDAMIRVANDADLRAELIEKGHKQQTKFTWDKTADQLWGSIQICLNT
- a CDS encoding ribonuclease HII, giving the protein MMIEETKALQLFLKRGQIEAGCDEAGRGCLAGPVYAAAVILPSTFESALLNDSKKLSEKKRYQLRPIIEEQAVAFGVGVVTNQEVDEINVLNASFLAMHRAVANLKIKPEHLLIDGNRFTAYPEITHDCIIKGDGKFLPIAAASILAKTYRDDYMNQIHQDFPHYQWAKNKGYPTKVHREAIGKHGPSLHHRMSFRLLEDQLILNL